The Lepeophtheirus salmonis chromosome 1, UVic_Lsal_1.4, whole genome shotgun sequence genome has a segment encoding these proteins:
- the LanB2 gene encoding laminin subunit gamma-1 isoform X1 has product MRLKALWISPLFLFCIIVDYVKTDGTGSPCYEDGDFSKPQKCMPAFKNVVLQKKVHVSPEYITCGQGRVIEYCIQTHGIDRECNFCDNSVPSNKHPPQFLTDVDTDFNRTWWQSVTMLEDVHMADVNLTVNLGKAYDITYVRLKFKSLRPDSFSIYKKNRVQPKLEDPEPNEGWIPWQYYSNTCRDTYKLTDSTSIIQPRDGVMKINEDRALCTSEFSDMTPLTGGNVAFSTLEGRPSAYNYEYSPELQDWVSATDIKISFQRLNTFGDEVFQDPKVLRSYYYAVTDFTVGGRCQCNGHATHCINTIEDDPQSPTVCLCQHQTEGPNCDSCLPDHWDRPWRRATSDNANECKPCECNGWSMRCRFNEQLYMESGHGGECMDCEGNRGGAHCEVCKSNHYFSPVPDADDRIPCEPCNCDPTGSKTLQCADNGICDCKPGVTGEKCNQCKADFWNFGTLGCKECGCLPEGCIGNKASCDTKTGYCHCKQNVEGQRCDRCMAGHFHIDPENEFGCTPCFCYGHTSECELSGGYTKFSILSDFSRSSEDWTSFEQDESLPLRYDGINKLIGVQSLPIQGSQSGGAYFYAPPAFLGDLRASYNQELSFRLRINNAGPRPDRYDIIIQGGGVKETMISLPITKQNNPMPNYEMQDYKFRLHENPEFGWSPTLSSKDFMSILANVSAIKVRGTYVTQGMGFLDEVKLGTARRGVTGPQATWIERCNCPEGYQGQYCQFCMPGYHHKNNGGPFARCIPCSCNGHADICDTESGKCECKDKTDGQNCEKCARGYYGNALNGSPNDCQACPCPKGGACLEIAGNPESPICIECPDGRTGPRCELCKDGYFGDPMGQNGEVRPCQRCECNDNVDPNAIGNCDRVTGECLRCIDNTDGFNCQQCKSGFFGDALAIKKPGDPPNCQHCQCYPVGTNLDTETFLPICNGFTGDCSCKPHVVGRDCEKCANGYFNIDSGEGCEPCNCDSTGSKNESCHVETGQCNCNEGVTGQRCDTCMAFHYGFSQDGCKPCDCDPSGSTDLQCDFVTGQCPCREKVEGRKCDRCMENTKSQQIGPYGGEKICEPCDDCYNLVLDSANRHRNNLETLENLLQQIAENPEPVGDDFEYQLRGLRVRVAQTLVDARISSQNEEGNTLRGRLEELRLKLEEVISQVMEANRQIETAKQHGVEADDKVRNAKEVIERAKESLKVSQRQLETQGRDALMKAQEKSKKFGRESDKMSAIAREAGNLAEKLVEDASEITSIARQASNTSSKAYEMTREALEEQHIEANQIDILNHQVDEMGEKLRSVQSLANVALREANEAYQQALIILRQAKGLEIPQVNSEEVSEKASQVEVDAERIRGEAERLIQDNMELLQQTQDKRAMLEELLNRANVQQQEVDRQLADMDEFRNRAINAVKSGNDILKDAQATLETLQAFGGHVDENRDSAKEAMKNVDYIENIIRDSEGKTNEARESLSGADTYANLSLSVAKHAKDIAEEASVNADKIVNESAVTWEQAKELSSSVASLEDKMEETKSIIEEKELVAEQDGQLAKTALAKANEAQIKARDAVEKVNNAKKELDNIAVILANVQEPEPGLIERLEVRVQMAEEKYKAADLELRLKELEEAKQRQAIQVRDLERELNYMLEESRNIQEIRDTLPDFCPKNDDLCIEDQC; this is encoded by the exons ATGAGGCTGAAAGCGCTTTGGATATCCCCTTTGTTCCTCTTTTGTATCATTGTGGACTACGTAAAGACTGATGGAACAGGATCACCCTGTTACGAGGATGGGGATTTTTCTAAACCACAA aaatgcaTGCCAGCATTTAAAAATGTGGTCCTCCAAAAGAAAGTTCATGTTTCTCCAGAGTACATAACATGTGGCCAAGGGCGGGTTATCGAATATTGCATTCAGACTCATGGAATAGATCGtgaatgtaatttttgtgaCAACAGTGTTCCTTCAAATAAACATCCTCCGCAATTTTTGACAGATGTTGATACAGATTTTAATCGAACTTGGTGGCAGTCTGTGACTATGTTGGAGGACGTGCACATGGCTGATGTTAATCTCACCGTCAATTTAG gaAAGGCTTATGATATCACCTACGTTAGATTAAAGTTCAAATCTCTACGCCCGGAtagttttagtatttataagaaaaatcgGGTACAACCCAAACTGGAAGATCCTGAGCCTAATGAAGGATGGATACCATGGCAGTACTATTCAAATACATGTCGAGACACCTACAAATTAACAGACTCTACCTCAATTATTCAACCCAGGGACGGAGTAATGAAG ATCAATGAGGACCGTGCATTATGTACGTCTGAGTTTTCTGACATGACACCTTTGACCGGAGGTAACGTTGCCTTCTCTACCCTTGAAGGTCGACCCTCAGCCTATAACTACGAATATAGTCCAGAACTTCAAGATTGGGTCTCAGCAACGgacattaaaatatcttttcagAGATTAAATACTTTTGGTGATGAAGTATTTCAAGATCCTAAGGTATTGAGATCCTACTACTATGCTGTCACGGACTTCACTGTTGGAGGAAGATGTCAGTGCAATGGTCATGCAACACATTGTATTAATACCATTGAGGATGATCCCCAGAGTCCAACAGTTTGTCTTTGTCAGCATCAAACTGAAGGGCCAAATTGTGACTCATGTCTTCCAGATCATTGGGATCGACCATGGAGAAGAGCAACATCGGATAACGCCAATGAATGCAAGC CTTGTGAGTGCAATGGATGGTCCATGAGATGTCGCTTCAATGAACAATTATATATGGAGAGCGGACATGGTGGAGAGTGCATGGACTGTGAAGGGAATCGAGGTGGTGCTCACTGTGAAGTTTGTAAATCAAATCATTACTTTTCTCCTGTCCCTGATGCAGATGACAGAATTCCTTGTGAGCCCTGTAATTGTGATCCCACGG GCTCCAAAACACTCCAATGTGCTGATAATGGAATTTGTGACTGTAAGCCTGGTGTAACAGGGGAAAAGTGTAATCAATGTAAAgcagatttttggaattttggtACACTTGGTTGTAAGGAGTGTGGATGCTTACCAGAGGGTTGTATCGGAAACAAAGCATCATGTGATACGAAAACGGGATATTGTCACTGTAAACAAAATGTTGAAGGACAAAGGTGTGATCGTTGTATGGCTGGGCACTTTCATATTGATCCAGAAAATGAATTTGGATGTACACCTTGTTTTTGCTATGGGCATACCTCTGAGTGTGAACTGAGTGGAGGATACaccaaat TCTCTATTCTTAGCGATTTCTCTAGAAGTAGTGAGGATTGGACATCTTTTGAACAAGATGAATCTTTACCACTTAGATATGATGGTATCAACAAACTCATCGGCGTTCAATCTCTTCCTATACAAGGAAGTCAATCTGGAGGCGCTTATTTTTATGCTCCTC ctGCCTTTTTGGGGGATCTGAGAGCAAGTTACAATCAAGAGTTAAGCTTTAGACTTAGGATAAATAATGCAGGTCCACGACCTGATAGGTATGATATCATTATTCAAGGAGGAGGTGTGAAAGAAACAATGATTTCTCTTCCCATTACCAAACAAAATAACCCTATGCCCAATTACGAGATGCAAGACTATAAGTTTCGACTTCATGAAAACCCGGAATTTGGGTGGAGTCCAACCCTTAGCTCCAAAGATTTTATGTCAATACTTGCAAATGTATCGGCTATTAAAGTTAGAGGAACATATGTAACACAAGGAATGGGATTTTTAGATGAGGTAAAACTTGGTACGGCTCGTAGAGGGGTTACAGGACCTCAAGCAACCTGGATTGAAAGATGCAATTGTCCTGAGGGATATCAAGGTCAATATTGTCAGTTTTGTATGCCTGGGTACCATCATAAAAACAATGGAGGTCCTTTTGCTAGATGTATTCCTTGTAGTTGTAACGGACATGCTGATATTTGTGATACCGAGTCTG GCAAATGTGAATGTAAGGATAAAACGGATGGGCAAAATTGTGAAAAGTGTGCACGAGGATACTACGGAAATGCTCTAAACGGTAGTCCAAATGACTGCCAAGCCTGTCCTTGTCCGAAGGGAGGAGCTTGCTTAGAAATTGCTGGTAATCCAGAATCCCCTATTTGCATCGAATGCCCAGATGGTAGGACTGGACCTCGTTGTGAACTTTGTAAGGATGGATATTTTGGAGATCCCATGGGTCAAAATGGAGAGGTAAGACCCTGTCAGAGATGTGAATGCAATGATAATGTGGATCCGAATGCCATTGGTAATTGTGATCGAGTTACTGGTGAATGTTTGCGATGTATTGATAATACGGATGGTTTCAACTGTCAACAATGTAAATCTGGTTTCTTTGGGGATGCCCTTGCCATTAAAAAACCCGGAGATCCTCCAAATTGTCAACATTGTCAATGCTACCCTGTGGGAACGAACTTGGATACTGAAACATTCCTGCCCATATGCAATGGTTTTACTGGAGATTGTAGCTGTAAGCCCCATGTTGTAGGTAGAGATTGCGAAAAATGCGCAAATGGATATTTTAACATTGATAGTGGTGAG GGATGTGAACCGTGTAATTGTGACTCAACAGGCTCCAAAAACGAAAGTTGCCACGTGGAAACGGGACAATGTAACTGTAACGAAGGAGTCACAGGTCAGAGATGTGACACTTGTATGGCTTTCCACTATGGTTTCTCCCAAGATGGATGTAAACCTTGCGACTGTGATCCCTCTGGATCAACTGATCTCCAATGTGATTTTGTAACAGGGCAATGTCCTTGTCGTGAAAAGGTAGAGGGACGTAAATGTGATCGTTGTATGGAAAACACCAAGTCACAACAAATAGGCCCTTATGGAGGAGAAAAAATTTGTGAACCTTGTGATGATTGTTATAATTTAGTATTAGACTCAGCTAATCGACATAGAAATAATTTAGAGACATTGGAAAATTTGTTGCAACAAATAGCTGAAAATCCTGAACCAGTGGGCGATGACTTTGAGTATCAATTGCGAGGCTTGAGAGTTAGAGTTGCTCAAACACTTGTAGATGCAAGGATTAGCTCACAAAATGAGGAAGGAAATACTCTGCGAGGAAGATTGGAGGAACTCCGGTTAAAATTAGAAGAAGTTATTAGTCAGGTCATGGAAGCCAATCGACAAATTGAAACTGCCAAACAGCATGGTGTAGAAGCAGATGACAAAGTGAGGAACGCCAAAGAAGTTATTGAAAGAGCCAAAGAATCTTTGAAG GTTTCCCAAAGACAACTTGAAACTCAAGGAAGAGATGCCCTCATGAAAGCTCAAGAAAAATCGAAAAAGTTTGGACGTGAAAGTGACAAAATGTCTGCCATTGCACGAGAGGCCGGAAATTTAGctgaaaa ACTTGTGGAGGATGCCTCTGAAATTACGAGCATTGCTCGCCAGGCCTCAAATACTTCTTCAAAAGCCTATGAAATGACTCGTGAAGCTCTAGAGGAACAACACATTGAAGCAAATCAAATTGATATCCTCAATCACCAAGTTGATGAAATGGGTGAAAAACTTAGATCCGTACAAAGTCTTGCAAACGTAGCTCTACGCGAAGCGAACGAAGCCTATCAGCAGGCATTAATTATTCTTCGTCAGGCTAAAGGTCTTGAAATACCTCAAGTCAACTCAGAGGAAGTGAGTGAAAAAGCTTCACAAGTCGAAGTCGATGCAGAGCGTATACGAGGTGAGGCTGAGAGACTGATCCAAGACAACATGGAGCTCCTTCAACAAACTCAAGATAAACGTGCCATGCTTGAGGAACTACTAAATAGAGCCAATGTTCAACAACAAGAGGTTGATCGGCAGTTGGCAGACATGGATGAATTTAGGAATAGAGCTATCAATGCTGTCAAATCTGGGAATGATATTTTGAAGGATGCGCAAGCTACCTTGGAAACATTGCAag CATTTGGAGGTCATGTTGATGAAAATCGTGATTCTGCAAAGGAAGCAATGAAAAATGTTGACTACATTGAAAATATCATTCGGGACTCAGAAGGTAAAACCAATGAGGCAAGAGAGTCTTTGAGTGGAGCGGACACGTATGCAAATCTCTCATTGAGCGTCGCTAAACATGCCAAGGATATTGCAGAAGAAGCGTCTGTCAATGCTGATAAAATTGTGAATGAATCTGCAGTCACATGGGAGCAAGCCAAGGAGCTCTCCTCCTCTGTGGCTTCTCTTGAAGATAAAATGGAGGAAACAAAGAGTATTATAGAAGAAAAGGAACTAGTAGCTGAACAAGATGGACAACTAGCCAAAACG GCTTTGGCTAAAGCTAATGAGGCTCAGATCAAGGCACGAGATGCCGTTGAGAAGGTTAACAATGCTAAAAAGGAATTGGATAACATTGCTGTCATACTCGCAAATGTGCAAGAGCCTGAGCCGGGTCTAATCGAGAGATTAGAGGTACGAGTTCAAATGGCCGAAGAAAAATACAAGGCTGCTGATTTAGAATTACGACTTAAGGAATTGGAAGAGGCGAAGCAAAGACAg GCTATTCAAGTTCGAGATTTAGAGagagaattaaattatatgttggaGGAGTCAAGGAATATACAGGAGATTCGAGACACTCTTCCGGATTTTTGTCCGAAAAACGATGACCTCTGCATCGAGGATCAATGTTAG
- the LanB2 gene encoding laminin-like protein lam-2 isoform X2: MIWRRLILVCVVSTGVLSTEDRGSGKQYLKETEERYGGPWFTGSSCECNGWSMRCRFNEQLYMESGHGGECMDCEGNRGGAHCEVCKSNHYFSPVPDADDRIPCEPCNCDPTGSKTLQCADNGICDCKPGVTGEKCNQCKADFWNFGTLGCKECGCLPEGCIGNKASCDTKTGYCHCKQNVEGQRCDRCMAGHFHIDPENEFGCTPCFCYGHTSECELSGGYTKFSILSDFSRSSEDWTSFEQDESLPLRYDGINKLIGVQSLPIQGSQSGGAYFYAPPAFLGDLRASYNQELSFRLRINNAGPRPDRYDIIIQGGGVKETMISLPITKQNNPMPNYEMQDYKFRLHENPEFGWSPTLSSKDFMSILANVSAIKVRGTYVTQGMGFLDEVKLGTARRGVTGPQATWIERCNCPEGYQGQYCQFCMPGYHHKNNGGPFARCIPCSCNGHADICDTESGKCECKDKTDGQNCEKCARGYYGNALNGSPNDCQACPCPKGGACLEIAGNPESPICIECPDGRTGPRCELCKDGYFGDPMGQNGEVRPCQRCECNDNVDPNAIGNCDRVTGECLRCIDNTDGFNCQQCKSGFFGDALAIKKPGDPPNCQHCQCYPVGTNLDTETFLPICNGFTGDCSCKPHVVGRDCEKCANGYFNIDSGEGCEPCNCDSTGSKNESCHVETGQCNCNEGVTGQRCDTCMAFHYGFSQDGCKPCDCDPSGSTDLQCDFVTGQCPCREKVEGRKCDRCMENTKSQQIGPYGGEKICEPCDDCYNLVLDSANRHRNNLETLENLLQQIAENPEPVGDDFEYQLRGLRVRVAQTLVDARISSQNEEGNTLRGRLEELRLKLEEVISQVMEANRQIETAKQHGVEADDKVRNAKEVIERAKESLKVSQRQLETQGRDALMKAQEKSKKFGRESDKMSAIAREAGNLAEKLVEDASEITSIARQASNTSSKAYEMTREALEEQHIEANQIDILNHQVDEMGEKLRSVQSLANVALREANEAYQQALIILRQAKGLEIPQVNSEEVSEKASQVEVDAERIRGEAERLIQDNMELLQQTQDKRAMLEELLNRANVQQQEVDRQLADMDEFRNRAINAVKSGNDILKDAQATLETLQAFGGHVDENRDSAKEAMKNVDYIENIIRDSEGKTNEARESLSGADTYANLSLSVAKHAKDIAEEASVNADKIVNESAVTWEQAKELSSSVASLEDKMEETKSIIEEKELVAEQDGQLAKTALAKANEAQIKARDAVEKVNNAKKELDNIAVILANVQEPEPGLIERLEVRVQMAEEKYKAADLELRLKELEEAKQRQAIQVRDLERELNYMLEESRNIQEIRDTLPDFCPKNDDLCIEDQC, from the exons ATGATTTGGCGACGACTGATTCTTGTTTGTGTTGTGTCCACTGGAGTCCTATCGACGGAAGATAGAGGCTCGGGCAAGCAATACCTAAAAGAAACTGAGGAGCGATATGGAGGCCCTTGGTTTACCGGCTCTT CTTGTGAGTGCAATGGATGGTCCATGAGATGTCGCTTCAATGAACAATTATATATGGAGAGCGGACATGGTGGAGAGTGCATGGACTGTGAAGGGAATCGAGGTGGTGCTCACTGTGAAGTTTGTAAATCAAATCATTACTTTTCTCCTGTCCCTGATGCAGATGACAGAATTCCTTGTGAGCCCTGTAATTGTGATCCCACGG GCTCCAAAACACTCCAATGTGCTGATAATGGAATTTGTGACTGTAAGCCTGGTGTAACAGGGGAAAAGTGTAATCAATGTAAAgcagatttttggaattttggtACACTTGGTTGTAAGGAGTGTGGATGCTTACCAGAGGGTTGTATCGGAAACAAAGCATCATGTGATACGAAAACGGGATATTGTCACTGTAAACAAAATGTTGAAGGACAAAGGTGTGATCGTTGTATGGCTGGGCACTTTCATATTGATCCAGAAAATGAATTTGGATGTACACCTTGTTTTTGCTATGGGCATACCTCTGAGTGTGAACTGAGTGGAGGATACaccaaat TCTCTATTCTTAGCGATTTCTCTAGAAGTAGTGAGGATTGGACATCTTTTGAACAAGATGAATCTTTACCACTTAGATATGATGGTATCAACAAACTCATCGGCGTTCAATCTCTTCCTATACAAGGAAGTCAATCTGGAGGCGCTTATTTTTATGCTCCTC ctGCCTTTTTGGGGGATCTGAGAGCAAGTTACAATCAAGAGTTAAGCTTTAGACTTAGGATAAATAATGCAGGTCCACGACCTGATAGGTATGATATCATTATTCAAGGAGGAGGTGTGAAAGAAACAATGATTTCTCTTCCCATTACCAAACAAAATAACCCTATGCCCAATTACGAGATGCAAGACTATAAGTTTCGACTTCATGAAAACCCGGAATTTGGGTGGAGTCCAACCCTTAGCTCCAAAGATTTTATGTCAATACTTGCAAATGTATCGGCTATTAAAGTTAGAGGAACATATGTAACACAAGGAATGGGATTTTTAGATGAGGTAAAACTTGGTACGGCTCGTAGAGGGGTTACAGGACCTCAAGCAACCTGGATTGAAAGATGCAATTGTCCTGAGGGATATCAAGGTCAATATTGTCAGTTTTGTATGCCTGGGTACCATCATAAAAACAATGGAGGTCCTTTTGCTAGATGTATTCCTTGTAGTTGTAACGGACATGCTGATATTTGTGATACCGAGTCTG GCAAATGTGAATGTAAGGATAAAACGGATGGGCAAAATTGTGAAAAGTGTGCACGAGGATACTACGGAAATGCTCTAAACGGTAGTCCAAATGACTGCCAAGCCTGTCCTTGTCCGAAGGGAGGAGCTTGCTTAGAAATTGCTGGTAATCCAGAATCCCCTATTTGCATCGAATGCCCAGATGGTAGGACTGGACCTCGTTGTGAACTTTGTAAGGATGGATATTTTGGAGATCCCATGGGTCAAAATGGAGAGGTAAGACCCTGTCAGAGATGTGAATGCAATGATAATGTGGATCCGAATGCCATTGGTAATTGTGATCGAGTTACTGGTGAATGTTTGCGATGTATTGATAATACGGATGGTTTCAACTGTCAACAATGTAAATCTGGTTTCTTTGGGGATGCCCTTGCCATTAAAAAACCCGGAGATCCTCCAAATTGTCAACATTGTCAATGCTACCCTGTGGGAACGAACTTGGATACTGAAACATTCCTGCCCATATGCAATGGTTTTACTGGAGATTGTAGCTGTAAGCCCCATGTTGTAGGTAGAGATTGCGAAAAATGCGCAAATGGATATTTTAACATTGATAGTGGTGAG GGATGTGAACCGTGTAATTGTGACTCAACAGGCTCCAAAAACGAAAGTTGCCACGTGGAAACGGGACAATGTAACTGTAACGAAGGAGTCACAGGTCAGAGATGTGACACTTGTATGGCTTTCCACTATGGTTTCTCCCAAGATGGATGTAAACCTTGCGACTGTGATCCCTCTGGATCAACTGATCTCCAATGTGATTTTGTAACAGGGCAATGTCCTTGTCGTGAAAAGGTAGAGGGACGTAAATGTGATCGTTGTATGGAAAACACCAAGTCACAACAAATAGGCCCTTATGGAGGAGAAAAAATTTGTGAACCTTGTGATGATTGTTATAATTTAGTATTAGACTCAGCTAATCGACATAGAAATAATTTAGAGACATTGGAAAATTTGTTGCAACAAATAGCTGAAAATCCTGAACCAGTGGGCGATGACTTTGAGTATCAATTGCGAGGCTTGAGAGTTAGAGTTGCTCAAACACTTGTAGATGCAAGGATTAGCTCACAAAATGAGGAAGGAAATACTCTGCGAGGAAGATTGGAGGAACTCCGGTTAAAATTAGAAGAAGTTATTAGTCAGGTCATGGAAGCCAATCGACAAATTGAAACTGCCAAACAGCATGGTGTAGAAGCAGATGACAAAGTGAGGAACGCCAAAGAAGTTATTGAAAGAGCCAAAGAATCTTTGAAG GTTTCCCAAAGACAACTTGAAACTCAAGGAAGAGATGCCCTCATGAAAGCTCAAGAAAAATCGAAAAAGTTTGGACGTGAAAGTGACAAAATGTCTGCCATTGCACGAGAGGCCGGAAATTTAGctgaaaa ACTTGTGGAGGATGCCTCTGAAATTACGAGCATTGCTCGCCAGGCCTCAAATACTTCTTCAAAAGCCTATGAAATGACTCGTGAAGCTCTAGAGGAACAACACATTGAAGCAAATCAAATTGATATCCTCAATCACCAAGTTGATGAAATGGGTGAAAAACTTAGATCCGTACAAAGTCTTGCAAACGTAGCTCTACGCGAAGCGAACGAAGCCTATCAGCAGGCATTAATTATTCTTCGTCAGGCTAAAGGTCTTGAAATACCTCAAGTCAACTCAGAGGAAGTGAGTGAAAAAGCTTCACAAGTCGAAGTCGATGCAGAGCGTATACGAGGTGAGGCTGAGAGACTGATCCAAGACAACATGGAGCTCCTTCAACAAACTCAAGATAAACGTGCCATGCTTGAGGAACTACTAAATAGAGCCAATGTTCAACAACAAGAGGTTGATCGGCAGTTGGCAGACATGGATGAATTTAGGAATAGAGCTATCAATGCTGTCAAATCTGGGAATGATATTTTGAAGGATGCGCAAGCTACCTTGGAAACATTGCAag CATTTGGAGGTCATGTTGATGAAAATCGTGATTCTGCAAAGGAAGCAATGAAAAATGTTGACTACATTGAAAATATCATTCGGGACTCAGAAGGTAAAACCAATGAGGCAAGAGAGTCTTTGAGTGGAGCGGACACGTATGCAAATCTCTCATTGAGCGTCGCTAAACATGCCAAGGATATTGCAGAAGAAGCGTCTGTCAATGCTGATAAAATTGTGAATGAATCTGCAGTCACATGGGAGCAAGCCAAGGAGCTCTCCTCCTCTGTGGCTTCTCTTGAAGATAAAATGGAGGAAACAAAGAGTATTATAGAAGAAAAGGAACTAGTAGCTGAACAAGATGGACAACTAGCCAAAACG GCTTTGGCTAAAGCTAATGAGGCTCAGATCAAGGCACGAGATGCCGTTGAGAAGGTTAACAATGCTAAAAAGGAATTGGATAACATTGCTGTCATACTCGCAAATGTGCAAGAGCCTGAGCCGGGTCTAATCGAGAGATTAGAGGTACGAGTTCAAATGGCCGAAGAAAAATACAAGGCTGCTGATTTAGAATTACGACTTAAGGAATTGGAAGAGGCGAAGCAAAGACAg GCTATTCAAGTTCGAGATTTAGAGagagaattaaattatatgttggaGGAGTCAAGGAATATACAGGAGATTCGAGACACTCTTCCGGATTTTTGTCCGAAAAACGATGACCTCTGCATCGAGGATCAATGTTAG
- the Sema2a gene encoding semaphorin-2A encodes MSAGGRGTAMLLLWTLLLDSVSGLGSPYVEELRCLENDGYYRTLTLDEKRGVLYVGGMDVLIRGNANNISLTSCSTDILRMDPDKVDSCVGRGKSSEFQCRNHIRVIEVIDDDRIYVCGSNAHHPLDEVLYANLTRLGRHEFYPGIGDGIAKCPYDPDDNSTAIWVTSGNPGELPAIYSATNAEFTKADTVIFRGDIFDPVSNRREYTYKRTIKYDSYMLDKPDFVASFEVGEYVFFFFREIAIEYINCGKVIYSRVARVCKSDVGGKNILHLNWVTYLKARLNCSIPGEFPFFFNEIQHVFKSEDDNTFHAVFTTSNNGLRGSAICSFRLEDVEKVFQGKFKEQATSTSVWLPVGKSSVPQPRPGTCVKDTRNLPDSVLNFIRKHPLMDADVPHDSRAPIFYRKDIFFTRIAVDKVHAGRYGQEKEYTIFYAGTDIGKIYKVSRWKDSKGEYQSRLLDILSVFEDGEAVRAMTIATKQRKSLFVSSDKTIKQVDLHLCSSRYDSCVKCLRDPYCGWDREAGKCRPYHLGLLQDPSEAEHGLCKASTPTQKLIANFGQSVHLPCQLRQDNEGEGVSWYRFDNRRGKRYPVHQSFDKYVITNDNGLVIIGINENDAGKYDCVLNEKDIVNSYHIAVDSHRCSAPNKTADYQKIYSDWCHEFQRYKSALKTWELKQAQCGSEPPPIPRLENSGNQISYSPFLK; translated from the coding sequence ATGAGTGCTGGAGGAAGAGGCACAGCTATGTTGCTCCTTTGGACTCTACTATTGGATTCTGTTAGTGGTCTTGGATCTCCTTACGTGGAGGAACTGCGGTGTTTGGAGAATGATGGTTATTATCGAACGCTTACTTTGGATGAGAAGAGAGGAGTGTTGTATGTGGGTGGAATGGACGTTTTGATTCGTGGCAATGCGAATAACATTAGTCTGACCTCCTGTTCCACGGATATCCTTCGTATGGATCCGGACAAAGTGGATTCCTGCGTGGGGCGAGGGAAGTCTTCCGAGTTTCAGTGCCGTAATCACATCCGCGTGATTGAGGTGATTGATGATGATCGGATCTACGTCTGTGGAAGCAATGCTCACCATCCCTTGGATGAAGTCCTCTATGCGAATCTCACTCGACTTGGGAGACATGAGTTCTACCCTGGGATCGGAGACGGCATTGCCAAGTGTCCCTATGATCCGGATGATAACTCTACTGCCATTTGGGTTACATCAGGGAATCCAGGAGAGCTTCCAGCCATTTACTCAGCAACGAATGCTGAATTTACCAAAGCGGATACTGTTATTTTTAGAGGAGATATTTTTGATCCTGTGAGCAATCGAAGAGAATATACCTACAAGCGTACTATTAAATACGATTCCTACATGTTAGACAAACCAGATTTTGTGGCTTCCTTCGAAGTTGGAGAatatgttttcttcttctttagaGAAATTGCTATTGAGTACATCAATTGTGGAAAAGTTATCTATTCTCGTGTCGCACGGGTTTGTAAATCTGATGTTGGAGGCAAGAATATTCTTCATCTTAATTGGGTTACCTATCTTAAAGCTAGACTCAATTGCTCTATACCTGGAGAATTTCCTTTCTTCTTTAATGAAATTCAACATGTGTTTAAATCTGAGGATGACAACACGTTCCACGCTGTTTTTACAACCTCTAATAATGGATTGAGAGGCTCTGCTATTTGCTCTTTCCGTTTGGAAGATGTTGAAAAAGTTTTCCaaggaaaatttaaagaacAAGCTACATCCACTTCCGTCTGGCTCCCAGTTGGAAAGTCCTCTGTACCACAACCTCGACCAGGAACTTGTGTGAAGGATACAAGAAATCTACCAGACTCTGTACTCAACTTTATTAGGAAGCATCCTCTCATGGATGCTGATGTCCCTCACGACTCTCGAGCTCCTATTTTCTacagaaaggacatatttttCACTCGAATTGCTGTCGATAAAGTTCATGCAGGAAGATATGGCCAAGAAAAGGAATATACTATCTTTTATGCTGGAACGGATATTGGGAAAATATATAAGGTGTCCCGCTGGAAGGATTCTAAGGGAGAATATCAATCAAGGCTCTTGGATATTCTTTCTGTTTTCGAAGATGGAGAGGCTGTGCGTGCTATGACCATTGCGACCAAACAAAGAAAGAGTCTTTTTGTTTCTTCCGATAAAACGATTAAACAAGTTGATTTACATCTATGTTCATCTCGATACGATTCCTGCGTCAAGTGTTTGAGAGATCCATACTGTGGATGGGATCGTGAGGCTGGAAAGTGCCGTCCTTACCATTTAGGACTTTTACAAGATCCATCTGAAGCAGAGCATGGTCTTTGTAAGGCTTCTACACCAACTCAGAAGCTCATTGCCAATTTTGGACAGAGCGTACACCTTCCGTGCCAATTAAGACAAGACAACGAAGGAGAAGGTGTATCTTGGTATCGTTTTGATAATCGACGAGGAAAGCGTTATCCTGTTCATCAATCTTTCGACAAGTATGTAATTACGAATGACAATGGCTTAGTTATCATTGGGATTAATGAAAATGACGCTGGAAAATATGATTGCGTCTTGAATGAAAAGGATATAGTCAACTCTTACCATATTGCAGTAGATTCTCACCGTTGCTCTGCTCCTAATAAAACAGCAGATTATCAAAAGATTTACTCTGATTGGTGCCATGAATTCCAGAGATACAAGTCAGCTCTCAAGACATGGGAATTGAAGCAAGCACAATGTGGAAGTGAACCACCTCCTATTCCACGACTTGAAAACTCAGGAAATCAAATCAGCTATTCTccctttcttaaataa